The following coding sequences are from one Nicotiana tabacum cultivar K326 chromosome 1, ASM71507v2, whole genome shotgun sequence window:
- the LOC107827847 gene encoding alcohol dehydrogenase-like 4 — MAANGIYHVNGSLGKVITCRAAVAYGPGQPLVVEQVQVDPPQKMEVRIKILFTSICHTDLSAWKGENEAQRAYPRILGHEASGVVESVGEGVTDMKAGDRVVPIFNGECGDCIYCNSSKKNNLCGKFRVDPFKSVMANDGKCRFRNKDGNPIYHFLNTSTFSEYTVVDSACLVKVDPNAPLDKMTLLSCGVSTGLGAAWNTADVQTGETVAVFGLGAVGLAVVEGARTRGASKIIGVDINPEKRIKGQAIGITDFINPKEIDIPVHEKIREMTEGGVHYSFECAGNLDVLREAFLSTHDGWGMTIVLGIHPTPRLLPLHPMELFVGRRIVASVFGDFKGKSQLPLFAKQCMAGVVKLDEFITHKLPFEKINEGFQLLVDGKSLRCLLHL; from the exons ATGGCTGCCAATGGCATTTACCATGTAAATGGTTCGCTTGGAAAGGTTATCACTTGCAGAG CTGCTGTGGCCTATGGTCCAGGGCAGCCTTTGGTCGTAGAACAAGTGCAGGTGGATCCGCCTCAGAAAATGGAGGTCCGAATTAAGATCCTCTTTACTTCTATCTGTCACACAGATCTCAGTGCTTGGAAAGGCGAG AATGAAGCTCAACGAGCTTACCCTCGAATTCTAGGACATGAAGCCTCAGG AGTGGTGGAGAGCGTAGGAGAAGGGGTGACAGATATGAAAGCAGGAGATCGTGTAGTGCCAATATTCAATGGAGAATGTGGAGACTGCATTTACTGCAATTCTTCAAAGAAAAACAACTTGTGCGGCAAATTCAGGGTGGATCCGTTCAAAAGCGTGATGGCCAACGACGGCAAGTGTAGGTTCAGGAATAAGGATGGCAACCCCATCTATCATTTCCTCAACACTTCCACATTTAGTGAGTACACTGTTGTCGACTCTGCTTGCTTAGTCAAGGTTGACCCCAATGCCCCACTTGACAAGATGACCTTGCTTAGCTGTGGCGTTTCCACCG GTTTAGGAGCTGCGTGGAACACGGCTGACGTTCAAACAGGGGAAACGGTGGCAGTATTTGGATTAGGAGCTGTCGGTTTGGCT GTTGTGGAAGGGGCACGAACCAGAGGTGCATCGAAAATAATAGGAGTGGATATTAATCCTGAAAAACGTATCAAAG GTCAAGCAATTGGAATTACCGACTTCATAAACCCCAAAGAAATCGATATACCCGTACATGAG AAAATAAGGGAAATGACAGAAGGAGGGGTACATTATAGCTTTGAATGTGCTGGAAATTTGGATGTTCTCCGCGAGGCATTTTTGTCCACACATGAT GGATGGGGAATGACAATAGTTCTAGGAATCCATCCGACACCAAGATTGTTGCCACTCCATCCTATGGAACTGTTCGTTGGTCGTAGGATTGTGGCTTCTGTCTTTGGTGATTTCAAAGGAAAGTCTCAACTTCCACTTTTTGCCAAACAGTGCATGGCTGGG GTGGTGAAATTGGACGAGTTTATTACTCACAAACTACCCTTTGAGAAGATCAACGAAGGTTTTCAATTGCTTGTGGATGGAAAATCCTTAAGATGCCTTCTTCATCTTTGA